The genome window ACTATTCCGAATGTCCTGTATTCACTGAGAACCACCCCCCTGAAAAGCAGCTCTTTTAAAAACGCAGGGACAATTATCAGCCCAAGAACAGAATATATATGCTGCTCACCCACAAAAGAATACGCCGTAACGCGGGAAGAGTATATAATGCCTTGAAAATAATACAAATCCAATGCCACAAACATCAAAAGTCCAAGCAAAAACAATAATGCCAGACAAACCGTCAACAACAAATTGCGGTATGAAAACAAATTAAACTTAAGTGACTTAAAAAACATCACATTACGCACTTTACAATAAAAAGCAAGCGGTAACATGTACACAATCAGCTGAACAACCGTAAAAGATAAATAATAATCAGCACCGTTAAGTACCGCTGTGTTTATTATGTTGTCCGAAATCAGAAGAAGTATCATTATGACACTTACGAATATCGGGGCATAAACAGCTTCATTTTCACGCATTTGGTGTAAAAATTCCTTTCTCGGTTATAATCATATCAACTTTTGAATCGTACTTGCCCACCGGAATTGTATCAAGAAGGAAATCGGAATAACACAATCCTATCTTAGTACCCCGGAAATCACGCAAAAAACGGTCATAGTAACCCTTACCGTATCCTATACGGTAACCGCGTCTGTCAAAAGCAAGCGCCGGAACAATACATACGCAGTGGCCCTTGGGTTCATACAAAGGAAAATCATCCGCAGGCTCGGGAATATCATACATTCCGATGTGTAAATCCTCAAGGGAATCAATACGATGAAAAATCATAATATCTTCATTATTTTCGTTCTTTGTGCAACGAGGAAGGCACACCGTGATACCTCGTTCAAGAGAAACATTTATTATGTCCATCGTTGAAATTTCACTGCCAACCGAATGATATATCAATAACGTATCAGTCAGGCGAAATGTAGTAGTTTTTAATAAAATATCCAGAATTTTTTTATCATCGGCTTTTTTCTTTTCCGCAGCAACAGATGAACGATTCGCCTTGAGAGTACGCCGTAACTCTTTCTTTTGAATTGTTATGTGCATTATATCAACATTCCGTTCTTTACTTTATCCACTGTGGTTTTATCGCAGAGCGCATATGCCAGCGCAAATCCAAAATCAAATGAGGTTCCGGGGCCTTTTGAAGTTATAAAATTTCCGTCAATAACAACACAGCCGTCGGCAACAACAGCGTCTTTAAGCTCAGAGATAAGCGATGGATAGCATACAGCCTTTTTTCCGTCCAGCAATCCCAAAGATGCAAGCAAAGTGGGAGCGGCGCATATAGCTGCGATTTTTGCATCCGTAGCGCTCAATATGTCACACAGCTTTTTAGATTTAGACAGATTTTCAACACCTAATGTTCCACCGGGAAGAATATACATTTGAGCATCATCTGTAATATCTTCAATCATCGCATCGGTTCTTACTCTTATGCCATGTGCACCCAAAGCCTCGGTGTTGCCCATGACGCTTACGGTTTTTAATGCCACGCCGCATCTGCGCAGAATATCAATTACAGCAACAGCTTCAATTTCTTCAAAGCCGTCACCCAAAAACATATATACCATACTTTGTGTCCTTTCAGATATTATTCTTTCTTATCATTGTTTGTAACAAAAACTTCGGTATTTTCATCATTCTTCCAAGTCTCTGCGGTTGTTTGACAAGGCGGTAAAACCATTCGAGATTATTCTTAACAAAAAAGTCAGGCGCACGGTTCACACGTCCCGCATACACATCAAGACTTCCGCCCAAACCAATAAGCAGTTTTGCGGTTGTGTCATTTTTGTGCTCATGAATCCATTTTTCCTGTCGCGGACAGCCAAGGCATACAAAAACAACATCGGCACCCGATCTATTTATAAGTTCTATAATTTTTCCGCTTTCCTCATCCTTGAAGTAGCCGTCTGCCGTTCCGCAAACATCAAGTCCCGGATACTTATTGGCAAGATTAATTGCCGCCTGTTCCGCGGTCGAAATGACTACATTCCCGTTTTCGTCGGTATACTCAGGCTTAGACCCCAGGAAGAACATCTTTTTACCGTTTGCCGCGCAATACTCAACAATTTTTTCGGCAAGCTCGCATCCTGCGACCTTACCCTTAAGAGGTGTTTTAAGAATCCTTGAAGCCAAAACAACCCCTGCGCCATCCGGAATTATCATATCAGCAGAGTTTATGACACTCAGCATATCTGCATCCTCAACACAAAACTGTACAATTTCAGAATTAGGCGTAAAAATGACGGAAGCGGTAGGTGCATTGATGAATTCAACGGCTTTTTCCATGGCTTCACACATATCGACATTATCGAAAAGCACGCCTCTTATGTTTATTTTTGTCATATCATTATCCTTTCAGACATATTATTGTTATTTTACCACAAAATCGTACAATAATCAATACCAAAAAAGAAAATTATTCCCATTATTTGCTTGACAATTGCGTATAAACATGATAAAATATATTCATGAAAATTTATTTATGCAATCACAGGAGAAAAATATGAATATCAACGAATTTCTGGCGCAGAAAAAACTCAAACTATACGAAGCATCCGTTAACATGATTGACGGACATACCATATGCATGGTCAGCGATGACAACAATGACTATCTGCTGGATAACGGAATAGAAAAATTCTCAGGCGAAAAATGCGGTGAGTTTACTCTCAGCCCGCTCACTCACGAAAATGCCGTAATCTTACGTGAACTTTTTGATTTCACTTGTCCCAAACCCGTCCTCAGAGAAAATTGTTCCTTCGGTGTGGGCGACAGACTCGGTCTTGCAACTGACGGACACATCAGTGTTTTTGAAAATTACAACGCATATCCCGTGCTTGTTCAGCAGTCAATACGTGAACTCAATCTCACGGGAAGGACATATGAAAATGTTCTCGACTGTGCAAGTTTTTCTGTGTTTAAAAACGGCTTTAAAAAGCCCTTCGGTGCGGATGGTGACCATCTCAAAACACCGGAGGACATTGAATACGCACTCGGCCTCGGATTTACAATGATAACCTTGGACTGCAGCGAACACATTTCAAACTCTGCCGCAAAACTTTCAAAGGATGAGCTTGATAAAACAGAAATCCCCGCCGAAATCGCACAGCTGTACCTCGAAAAGAATTTTGACGTTGGTGAAGGACTTGTTCTCACCTTTGATAAAACCACGCTTGCTCAGACTTACCTCATATACCACAAGGCCATTGACTTTGCATGCGATATGTTCAATAAATATATCACTGACAAAGTTGATTTTGAGGTCTCAATCGATGAAACCGAAACTCCCACCACTCCACTTCAGCATTTCTATGCTGCAAACGAATTAATCCGACGCGGTGTCAAGGTTACAACAGTTGCTCCGCGTTTCTGCGGTGAATTTCAGAAGGGTATCGATTACATCGGAAATATAGGACAGTTCGAGGAAGAAATGAAGCTTCACTGTACCATTGCGCGCCACTTCGGCTACAAGATCAGTGTTCATTCCGGATCTGACAAATTCTCTGTATTCCCTATAATCGGTAAATATACCAACGGAAACTTCCATGTTAAAACCGCAGGAACAAACTGGCTGGAAGCCATGAAAGTCATTGCTCAGACAGAACCCGCTCTTTACCGCGAAATACATGCTTTTGCACTTGCCAATTTCAGCGAAGCAACCAAGTACTACCACGTTACGACCGATATAAACAAAATTCCCGCGCTTGATACTCTTACAGATGCTGAACTCCCCAGCCTGTTTACCATGAACGATGCACGTCAGCTCATACATATTACCTATGGTCTTATACTGAGTGAAAAGAATTCTGACGGTTCTTTCAAGTTCCGTGATTTGCTTTACAAAGCATGGAGAGTTCACGCTGCGGAATACAAAGAAGCTCTCTACAACCACATTTCAAGACATCTTGATTTACTTGGCACTGCGAAAGCATGATTACAAATTCAAATAGACGTTATACTAAATACAGATATCTACTTTTAATCGAAAGGACAAAACATGTCGATAAAACTTGAAACCAAATTTTTAAAAAGCTTTATAGGTGAAAATGAATATAACTCCATGAAGCCGCTTGTCGAAGCGGCTCACAACACTCTCCACTCCCCTAACGACTGGACAGGTTGGTTGGATTTGCCCGTAAACTATGACAGAGACGAGTTTGACAGAATTAAAAAGGCCGCCGCGGATATTCAAAGAATGTGCGATGTTCTTATTGTCATCGGTATCGGAGGTTCTTATCTTGGGGCGCGTGCTGCCATTGAATTTGTAAAAGGCGCATCATATAACGCAATGGCAAAAAAGACTCCCGACGTGTATTTCTCGGGCAATTCTATTGATCCTGATTCTCTTGCATCACTCATTGAGCTGTGCAAGGACAAGGATGTTTGTATTAATGTCATTTCAAAATCCGGCACTACTACCGAGCCCGCTATTTCATTCAGAATTTTCAAGGAGATTGTTGAAAAGAAATATGGTGAAGCAGAGGCTAAAAAGCGTATCTTTGTTACCACCGACAAAAATCCTGCCACTGCGCTTAAAGCACTGGCTCTGAACGAAGGCTACGAGACCTTTGTTGTACCCGACAACATCGGCGGTCGTTACAGTGTCCTTACTGCCGTGGGTCTGCTTACCATTGCCGCCGCAGGATGTGATATCGACAAAATGATGAAAGGTGCTGCTCAGGCGCGCGCGGATTTCGCGGAGTGTGATATCGAAAAAAATGACTGCTACAAATATGCGGCTATCCGTAATATAATGCTTTCAAAGGGTAAAACTCTTGAACTTTATGCATCCTACAAGCCGGATATGCTTTACACTTCCGAGTGGCTCAAACAGCTTTACGGTGAAAGTGAAGGAAAAGACAACAAAGGTCTCTTCCCTGCTTCGGTTATCTATTCCACCGACCTTCACTCTCTCGGCCAGTACGTTCAGGAAGGACGCCGTAATATTTTCGAAACCGTTATAGATGTTAAAAATTCTCGTTCTGATATTTGTGTTCCTTTCGACGAAAAGAACACTGACGGTCTGAATTTTCTTTCCGGCAAAACAATTCACGAAATTAACAGAACTGCTTTTCTCGGCACAATTTTAGCTCATACAGAGGGTGGTGTTCCCAATGTAGTCCTGGAATTGGATGCTCTTGATGAAGAAAACTTTGGTTACTTCGTTTATTTCTTTGAGAAGGCATGCGGCATATCCGGTTACATCCTCGGAGTAAACCCCTTCGACCAGCCCGGTGTGGAAGCTTACAAGAAAAATATGTTTGCTCTGCTTTCAAAGCCGGACAAAAACGGTGCAAACGCCCAAAGAAAGTTGGAACTCGAAGAAAAACTGGCGCTTTTGAATAAATAATTTTCCAAAAATTTGAAAAATCTATAATATATTTACAATTTTCCTCTTGCAAAAGGATTCAAAATATAGTATTATATACTCACAAAGTAAATTTTCCATTTAAATAAATTCTTCAAAGTCCCGAAAGGGCGGAAAGGAACAGCAACATGGTAAGATTGATAATAGGTCTCAAAGGAACCGGAAAAACCAAAACTCTTATCGAACTCGCAAACAAAGCTGTTGAAACATCTCCCGGTCACGTAGCTTGCATCGAAAAAGGTAACAAGCTCATTTTTGACGTTAAACACCAGATTCGTCTTATTGACACGGAGGAATACGATATAGCCGGCGCCGAAAAGCTTTACGGTTTGGTTTGTGGTATCATGGCTACCAACTATGACATTAAAGATCTTTTCATTGATTCTTCATTGAAAATCTGCAACAACGATATTGATGCTTTCAAAACCTTCGTCGAAAAACTTGACAAACTCACCGCAAAGGCTGAGGTAAATCTTGTCACTACCTGCTCTATCGCTCCCGAAGATCTTCCCTCTGACTTGAGCAAGTACATCTATTAAGCAAAAAACAACTTATATTGTTTCCGACGGGACTGCCGTAAGTATAAAGCTTTCGGCAGTCCCGAAGAAGTGTATAGCTGTTTATTCAACGCCGATTTCACGAAAGGACTGCCATATGAACTGGATAGAGTTTAAAATTACCATTCCTCAAAAGACTACAGAGTTCTTTTCAAACGTTCTGATTGCTGCCGGTATCAAGAATTTTGCAGTTGATGACTTTGAAGATTTCGAGGAGGTTCTTGACGACACCAGACTTTTCTATGATTATGTCGAGGACTCTCTCTTTGATAAAAAAGGACAAAACCCGATAATAACAGTTTACTTCCCGGAAAACACGCAAGGTCATGAAATGCTGGAACAGCTGAAAAAAGAGCTTTTCTCTTATAAGCAACTCCCGCAATACGCACAGCTTGAATTCACACTGAACGGCATAAAAGAAGAAGATTGGGAAAACAACTGGAAAAAATATTTTAAACCCTTCACTGTCGGTGAAAAGCTTGTGATCAAGCCCTCGTGGGAAAGTCTGGATGATAAAATGAAGAGGGGCAGACAGATAATCGAACTTGATCCCGGTTCTTCTTTCGGCACGGGTACTCACGCAACAACCCGCCTTTGTCTCAGTGTTCTTGAAAAGCATATAACAAATGAAACCGTAATGCTGGATATGGGAACAGGAAGCGGTATTCTCTCCATCGGTGCAATGGTTTTAGGCGCAAAAAAAGTTGTTGCGGTTGACATTGACGAAAACTCTGCCAGAATCGCCAAAGAAAATCTTGACATTAATGCGCCCTCCTTCAGCTCAACGGACTACACCGTTCTTTGTGCCGATGTCCTTTCCGATACGACACCGGATAGCCGTATTAATATGAAATACGACCTAATTGCCGCGAACATTGTGGCAGGAGTTATAATCGCTATGGCTCCCCTGTTCAAAACTCTTCTCAAGAGAAACGGCGTTCTGGTGGCTTCCGGCATAATTGGTCCGCGTGCAGATGAAGTTCTTACCGAACTGCAAAACGCAGGCTTCACATTACTTAAGCGTTACGAGGACGAGGACTGGGTAGCCCTGGAATTAATGAACGGTTGATAAGGCATGAAATACTGAAATAACAAAATAATAAACCAACTGCTTCACAAACGGTGTATAGTATGTTTTCTGATAAAAGTCATTTTGGATTATTTTCATTCATAAAAAGTATTTTAGCAAAGCTGATCTGCGTTGTTATTTCTGCGCTGTTCGGCTTTGCTCTTGTGCTTTTTGTTAATAACCGGTTTGGTTTTTTTGACTCTGTAAAACTGTACGATTACTCGGAGAGCTTTACCTCTTCTGACAAATTGGATATACCTTCTGTTATTGCTCCCGATTTAATGACACCCATCGCGCCCGAAAATGATACCGCTGATACTGTCGTACCTCAGCCTACTTCGTCGGATTTTATCAAAAATGCCATGAAGTTGGACGAAGCTGTCGATTCAGGTTATTATATTTCTGACTTACCGTACAGCAAAGCTTCGTTCACTCTTGCGAAAGTTGATACCGACACTGTACTTCCGAAATATTTTTCATTAAGCAATATAACAAGGCAAATCCCGCTGAGTGACGGAGGAGTAATAACTCACACCGAAAAACGCCCTGCACTGCACGCGAGAATGGGTTTTATTGTAATGCAGAACGAAGACCTTTCCTTCACATTACTCAATTCTAACGGTAGATTCATCTGTAATATGCCTCCCGAAACCATTCTTCTCTCCGCGAGAGATGAAAGCGGAAACCCCGTGTTCAGTCTTCATGGAAACTATTTTTACTATTCTGCCGAGCAAAGTGCTTTTCTCCCCTCAAATTATAATCCGTCGCTCGATGTGTACGGTGTTTCCTTCGATTCACCCTCATATTTTAATGCTCCAAAAGAGAATGTTTATCGTGCAAATTCAGGTTCACCCGGTACATGGGGCTTCAGACACACGGACGGACGCCAAATCGTATCAGAAATTTACAATTATGCTTATCAGTTTTCACAGGGATTTGGTGTTGTGCAAAACAAAAACGGTCGCATGTCCTTTCACAACGTAAACGGATATACACGTTTCACCGATCACACCTTCTATGCCCCCGAGCACAACGGAATTGAAAATCTGGGTTTTTATTCCTTTGAGCATGGCTTGATGCGCGTGAGAGAGCTGAAATTCAACTGGTTGGGCGTTAAAACCTACGAACGCGAATATGTAATAACGCCCGGCAACAAGGAATTTTTCATCCCGCGTGATTATAAAATCGAATCATATTTTGACGGTGTTTTTCTACTCTCCAAAAACGGAAAATACGGATATTTCAATTATCTGGGGGAATGGATATGCCAGCCTGTATACACATATGCCACACCATTTATTGAAGGTCTGGGTGTTATCGGATACAAAGACGGATCCAAGGGTATTGTAGATGAAAACGGTGAGTTCGTCGTGCCAATGGTGTTTGATGAGATTTCACGTTGCTCCGGCGGTGTCCTCACATTGTATGATAACGAAAGCGGTTGGTTTATTTTCAATAAGCTTAAAACAGATACGCCCATCCGAGATAACGAAACTCCCCTGCCGGATGATACTGTCCCCGAAACCAATGCCACATACACAAATATTGTTGATTATGCAAACAGTATCAACGCATCTCCCACTTACATTGCAGAGCAAGCGTCTTATGATTATACCATATGGCTGTATTACAATCCCGTTTCCAGATTTTCAAACGCGCTGAAATATGCACCATTCGCGCCAACGTATTTTGCTGATAAAGCAGCATATGATTATACCATGTGGACATACAATAATCCGCCATGCGCATTTTCCGAATCGCTCTATTCAAGCACATTTACTCCAACTTATGCCGCTGAAAAAGCGTCATATGATTATACTGTATGGCGGTTCTATAATCCAGTCCAGAGATTTTCAAATGCGCTGACCTATGTGCCTTTCGAAACGTCGTATATTGCCGATGATGCGGCGTACGATTATACCATGTGGTTATACAAAACAGCAAAAGCAACACCGTTTGAAAACGCGGTAAACACTGTCACTTTCAATACAACGTACACTGCCGATGCTCCTGCATATGACTACACGTTGTGGACCTTCAATGAGTTGAAAGCCAACGCTCATCCCATTGACAGTTCTGTCGCTTTTACCCCGGGATACATCGCAGAAATCCCGTCGTACAACTACACAATGTGGCTTTTCGATGAGTTTATGAATCCTAAAGTATTTATGAATGCGGTTGACGCTTCGGCTTTTGCCACCTCTTATCTGGCAGAGCAGGCTTCACATGACTATACTATATGGTTATATAAAAACGCAACCGAATAAATCGGTTGCGTTTTGTTATATTAGTTCAAACAGTGCTTGCATATTTTCCTCGGAATACTCGGTCTCACACGAGAACATGCGCACATATTCAATAATATCGTCAATTGAAATTTTACCATTTTCGCGAACCTGACCTGCACATATACAAGCTATAAGAATGCACCCGGCGAGACAAAACCGAACCTTTGAAAGTGAATCACCGTCAAAAACAGCCGCCATGAAGTGGCGGTAAATAAAATAGCAGGCAAGCTGTTCAAACGCGATAGCAAAAGTATCATTTTCCAAAAACGAATGGTCTTCCTCGGCACTGTTAAGAATATGTGTCCATCGTTCATCCAACCTTTCCAGTGAAAGAAACAAAGGACGTATTTTTTCAAGCCGCATTTCACTCAGTGAAAAGCCGTATTCTTCAGCAAGTAATTCAAAACGCTGTTTTACGCTTTTGCTTCGGTCACGCAATATGGCAAACGAGCTTTCACGTAGCTCAAAAATGATTTTTTCATGGTCTGTCAGCCGTGGCAGGAAGCTCCCATCCGAGCAAATTAATGAAAACGCATCGGTATGAGTGAGCACGATACGCGCTGCCTGCTCACAGCACAAGCCTATCCCCTTTTCAGTAAAATGCGTAAAATCATTTCTGAATCTGGGATGCTCGGTGCAAATTTCGCAAAGCGCATCTTCACCAAGCTCTATAATTATATCACACAATCCATTTTCATTCAGCATGGGACAACGTTCATTCGCATCAAGAGTAAAACAGTAAGCATCGCCACAGCATGAAATGTTTTTACGTATACGTTCCCCTATATCGTCTTCCGAACATTTATATTTTTGAAGAGTTTGGTAGTCTATATCTATTTCCCAGCCTATGCAGCAGTTGTGCTTGCAGTCACCGGCTATACATCTGAATTCATTATAATGATTTGGCACAAAAATGCTCATGGTTTCACCCGCTCCCCTCAAAATACAACATATTATAACACATATTACAGTACATTGCAATAAAATCAAAAACATAAATATTATCAATTTTTTAATAAATTAAAAATA of Oscillospiraceae bacterium contains these proteins:
- a CDS encoding 5-formyltetrahydrofolate cyclo-ligase, translating into MHITIQKKELRRTLKANRSSVAAEKKKADDKKILDILLKTTTFRLTDTLLIYHSVGSEISTMDIINVSLERGITVCLPRCTKNENNEDIMIFHRIDSLEDLHIGMYDIPEPADDFPLYEPKGHCVCIVPALAFDRRGYRIGYGKGYYDRFLRDFRGTKIGLCYSDFLLDTIPVGKYDSKVDMIITEKGIFTPNA
- a CDS encoding DJ-1/PfpI family protein, whose protein sequence is MVYMFLGDGFEEIEAVAVIDILRRCGVALKTVSVMGNTEALGAHGIRVRTDAMIEDITDDAQMYILPGGTLGVENLSKSKKLCDILSATDAKIAAICAAPTLLASLGLLDGKKAVCYPSLISELKDAVVADGCVVIDGNFITSKGPGTSFDFGFALAYALCDKTTVDKVKNGMLI
- a CDS encoding WecB/TagA/CpsF family glycosyltransferase; translation: MTKINIRGVLFDNVDMCEAMEKAVEFINAPTASVIFTPNSEIVQFCVEDADMLSVINSADMIIPDGAGVVLASRILKTPLKGKVAGCELAEKIVEYCAANGKKMFFLGSKPEYTDENGNVVISTAEQAAINLANKYPGLDVCGTADGYFKDEESGKIIELINRSGADVVFVCLGCPRQEKWIHEHKNDTTAKLLIGLGGSLDVYAGRVNRAPDFFVKNNLEWFYRLVKQPQRLGRMMKIPKFLLQTMIRKNNI
- a CDS encoding glucose-6-phosphate isomerase, with the translated sequence MSIKLETKFLKSFIGENEYNSMKPLVEAAHNTLHSPNDWTGWLDLPVNYDRDEFDRIKKAAADIQRMCDVLIVIGIGGSYLGARAAIEFVKGASYNAMAKKTPDVYFSGNSIDPDSLASLIELCKDKDVCINVISKSGTTTEPAISFRIFKEIVEKKYGEAEAKKRIFVTTDKNPATALKALALNEGYETFVVPDNIGGRYSVLTAVGLLTIAAAGCDIDKMMKGAAQARADFAECDIEKNDCYKYAAIRNIMLSKGKTLELYASYKPDMLYTSEWLKQLYGESEGKDNKGLFPASVIYSTDLHSLGQYVQEGRRNIFETVIDVKNSRSDICVPFDEKNTDGLNFLSGKTIHEINRTAFLGTILAHTEGGVPNVVLELDALDEENFGYFVYFFEKACGISGYILGVNPFDQPGVEAYKKNMFALLSKPDKNGANAQRKLELEEKLALLNK
- a CDS encoding 50S ribosomal protein L11 methyltransferase, giving the protein MNWIEFKITIPQKTTEFFSNVLIAAGIKNFAVDDFEDFEEVLDDTRLFYDYVEDSLFDKKGQNPIITVYFPENTQGHEMLEQLKKELFSYKQLPQYAQLEFTLNGIKEEDWENNWKKYFKPFTVGEKLVIKPSWESLDDKMKRGRQIIELDPGSSFGTGTHATTRLCLSVLEKHITNETVMLDMGTGSGILSIGAMVLGAKKVVAVDIDENSARIAKENLDINAPSFSSTDYTVLCADVLSDTTPDSRINMKYDLIAANIVAGVIIAMAPLFKTLLKRNGVLVASGIIGPRADEVLTELQNAGFTLLKRYEDEDWVALELMNG